ATACTAGTACTACAGAGCCCCAAAAGACAGCATCATGACGAGAGGAACGGCGAGCTGCACCGCCCTGACTAGAAGCTGCAGGGTGCCCATCCCCACGTCGTCCTGCAAAAGCGTCACCAATGGAGGAAAAGAAGTCAGTGCAAGGTGCAGGAAAGCAGAAAGCGTGGTAGATGCAGAGGAAAGGGAAAGCAAAGCTTGCAAAGATGCAAGAAAAAGCTCGAAGAAAGTAGAAGGAATCTGGAGCAGTAATGCTTGAGAAGTTACAGtatccaagaaaaaaaaaaggtagtaTGTCACTAGAAATGGTGAGGAGTTGGTTGATTACCTGCCATTGTTGTCCTGGGGTGGGCATGGGCAGGACGGTGGCCGAGTCGGTGACGCCGGCGGGGAGCGGCACCGCGGGGCTGCTGCTGATGAAGTCAGTGCTCGCCTCGGACGGCGCACGAGCGCCCGCACTGCCGCTCGACGGTGCGCCCGCACTGCCGCTCGACGGTGCGCCCGGGCTCCACCGCTCGGACGGCAGCCTCGGCgtgccgtcgtcgtcgtccgagCCGGGCACCGgcgcgggcgccggggcgctacCAGCGATCGGTGCCGGGCGCGGCGAGTAGTCAGGGACGACGACGGTCATGGGCACCTTCTCCTCGCGGTAGCCGCCGCGCAACTGATCGAACGCGACGCATCATCACGAGAGGTTCACGGAACGAAACTACCACCCAACTGAAAAATGCCTCCCGTGGT
This genomic window from Phragmites australis chromosome 7, lpPhrAust1.1, whole genome shotgun sequence contains:
- the LOC133924204 gene encoding uncharacterized protein LOC133924204; translated protein: MAGGGSPPRPGNMQRALLLGLALCSLLARPSRAFFFGARGTYVSQLRGGYREEKVPMTVVVPDYSPRPAPIAGSAPAPAPVPGSDDDDGTPRLPSERWSPGAPSSGSAGAPSSGSAGARAPSEASTDFISSSPAVPLPAGVTDSATVLPMPTPGQQWQDDVGMGTLQLLVRAVQLAVPLVMMLSFGAL